The proteins below come from a single Xenopus tropicalis strain Nigerian chromosome 9, UCB_Xtro_10.0, whole genome shotgun sequence genomic window:
- the hsd3b7 gene encoding 3 beta-hydroxysteroid dehydrogenase type 7, which produces MTAGSGQVYVVTGGCGFLGSHLVRMLLEHEKNISEIRVFDLHLDESLRSLSNNRVRVRLISGDISHLDDVREALHGSHLVIHTASLVDVWGRVPASKINEVNVTGTENVLQACKEEGVQYLVYTSSMEVVGPNIHGDHFYRGNEETEYRIYHKEPYPLSKAKAEKLVLEANGTKMKGGKMLYTCSLRPTGIYGEGHELMKKFHRQGLRTGRCMFRAIPPAIEHGRVYVGNVAWMHLLAARQLQIHPSTLGGQVYFCYDSSPYKSYEDFNMEFLSACGFKMIGSRPLVPYFLLYLLALLNTLLQWVLHRFFIYAPILNPYTLAVASTTFTVQTDKAEKHFGYRPLYAWEEAKKRTITWIKSLEVREKDLKDVGAKGNYCCN; this is translated from the exons ATGACGGCAGGGAGTGGGCAGGTCTATGTAGTGACTGGCGGCTGTGGATTCCTGGGGTCCCACCTTGTGCGGATGTTGTTGGAACATGAAAAAAACATCAGCGAGATCAGAGTATTTGATCTGCACTTGGACGAGTCGCTCAGGAGCCTCAGTAATA ACAGGGTGAGAGTGCGCCTGATAAGCGGCGACATCTCGCATTTGGACGACGTGCGAGAGGCACTGCATGGGAGTCACCTGGTTATACACACCGCCAGTCTAGTGGACGTCTGGGGCAGGGTGCCCGCCAGCAAAATCAATGAGGTCAATGTTACAG GGACGGAGAATGTGCTACAAGCATGCAAGGAGGAAGGGGTGCAGTACCTGGTCTATACCAGTAGCATGGAGGTGGTGGGGCCAAACATCCACGGGGACCACTTCTACAG GGGCAATGAAGAGACAGAGTACAGAATATATCACAAGGAGCCGTACCCACTGAGCAAGGCCAAAGCTGAAAAGCTTGTACTGGAAGCCAATGGGACGAAG ATGAAAGGTGGGAAGATGCTCTACACTTGCTCCCTCCGTCCTACAGGGATCTACGGGGAGGGACACGAGCTAATGAAGAAGTTCCACCGTCAGGGCCTGAGGACCGGCCGCTGTATGTTCAGAGCAATCCCTCCAGCCATAGAGCATGGACGCGTCTATGTAG GTAACGTTGCCTGGATGCACCTCTTAGCTGCACGCCAACTGCAGATTCACCCGTCCACCTTGGGCGGCCAGGTCTACTTCTGCTACGACTCGTCACCCTACAAAAGCTACGAAGATTTCAATATGGAGTTCCTGTCAGCATGTGGTTTCAAGATGATCGGATCCCGCCCCCTTGTGCCTTACTTTCTGCTTTACCTACTGGCCTTGCTCAATACCCTCTTACAATGGGTTCTCCATCGCTTCTTTATTTACGCCCCCATCCTTAACCCCTACACCTTGGCTGTAGCCAGCACAACCTTCACTGTCCAGACGGACAAGGCCGAGAAGCACTTTGGGTACCGGCCGCTCTATGCCTGGGAGGAAGCTAAGAAGAGGACAATCACCTGGATAAAGAGCCTGGAAGTGAGGGAGAAGGATCTAAAAGATGTGGGAGCAAAGGGCAACTACTGTTGTAACTGA